One genomic region from Argentina anserina chromosome 2, drPotAnse1.1, whole genome shotgun sequence encodes:
- the LOC126784584 gene encoding sugar transporter ERD6-like 7, with translation MANKEDGESSREPLMNRDGSAHEGHQWLVYLSTFVAVCGSYEFGCCAGFSSPTQEAITEDLSLSLAEYSMFGSILTFGAMIGAITIGPIADFIGRKGAMRVSSAFCVAGWLAIYFAESVWPLDIGRLAKGYGMGAFSYVVPIFIAEIAPKNLRGRLTAVNQLMICAGVSVSYIIGVVVSWRALALIGLIPCAVIIFGLFFIPESPRWLAKTGKHQEFEVALQKLRGEDADVSHEAAEIQDYIATLDQLPKAKMLDLFQRRYSRSVIIGVGLMVCQQFGGINGVCFYVSSIFEQAGFPSSIGTITYAILQVVVTGLGAAVMDKVGRKPLILTSASGLVLGCVLTAVSFFLKVNDWALGAVPALAVTGILVYIGSFSIGMGAVPWVVMSEIFPINIKGQAGSLSTLVNWFGAWLCSYTFNFLMSWSSYGTFILYAAINGLAIVFVVFVVPETKGKTLEQIQAAINK, from the exons ATGGCCAACAAGGAGGATGGAGAATCTTCAAGGGAGCCACTCATGAACAGAGATGGATCAGCTCATGAAGGGCATCAATGGTTGGTTTACCTCAGCACATTTGTCGCGGTCTGCGGCTCTTATGAGTTTGGATGCTGT GCAGGTTTTTCGTCGCCTACTCAGGAAGCCATCACTGAAGATCTCAGTTTGTCATTAGCAGAG TATTCAATGTTTGGCTCCATTTTGACATTTGGTGCAATGATTGGTGCTATTACGATTGGTCCCATAGCTGATTTTATTGGCCGAAAAGGG GCCATGAGAGTGTCCAGTGCTTTCTGTGTTGCAGGTTGGCTAGCTATTTACTTTGCTGAG AGTGTTTGGCCTCTTGACATTGGGAGGCTGGCAAAAGGTTATGGAATGGGAGCCTTTTCTTACGTC GTACCTATTTTCATAGCTGAGATTGCTCCCAAGAATCTTCGAGGAAGGCTAACTGCTGTAAATCAG TTGATGATCTGTGCTGGGGTGTCCGTTTCGTACATAATTGGGGTAGTAGTCAGTTGGAGGGCTCTAGCATTAATTG GACTTATTCCTTGTGCTGTGATCATTTTCGGGCTCTTTTTCATTCCCGAGTCTCCAAGATGGTTG GCAAAGACAGGAAAACATCAAGAATTTGAAGTTGCACTACAGAAATTGCGTGGTGAAGATGCTGATGTATCTCATGAAGCAGCAGAAATCCAG GACTACATAGCAACCCTTGACCAGCTTCCAAAAGCAAAAATGCTGGACTTGTTTCAACGGAGATACTCGCGTTCAGTCATT ATAGGAGTTGGGTTAATGGTTTGCCAACAATTTGGAGGAATCAATGGAGTCTGTTTTTATGTCAGCAGTATTTTTGAGCaagcag GTTTTCCTTCAAGCATTGGAACCATAACCTATGCTATTCTTCAG GTTGTGGTAACTGGCCTTGGTGCAGCCGTTATGGATAAAGTTGGAAGAAAACCTCTGATTTTG ACTTCTGCATCAGGGTTGGTACTTGGCTGTGTCCTGACTGCCGTTTCATTTTTCCTAAAG GTTAATGACTGGGCACTCGGTGCAGTTCCTGCACTCGCTGTAACTGGCATATTG GTCTATATAGGATCATTTTCAATAGGAATGGGAGCAGTACCTTGGGTTGTGATGTCTGAG ATATTCCCTATCAATATTAAAGGACAGGCCGGAAGCTTATCAACTTTAGTTAACTGGTTTGGAGCATGGTTGTGTTCCTACACTTTCAACTTCCTGATGAGTTGGAGCTCCTATG GCACCTTCATTCTTTATGCAGCAATCAATGGCCTGGCTATAGTGTTTGTGGTTTTCGTAGTACCTGAAACAAAGGGAAAAACCCTTGAACAAATCCAAGCAGCCATTAACAAATAG
- the LOC126784587 gene encoding sugar transporter ERD6-like 7: MEAAKKNQWMLYLSTFVAVCGSYEFGCCVGYSSPMQSAITEDLNLSTSEYSVFASILTFGAMIGAITIGPIIDSFGRKGALRISCAFCFVGWLAIYFAEVSILKIEN; encoded by the exons ATGGAAgcagcaaaaaaaaatcaatggaTGCTTTACCTAAGCACTTTTGTTGCAGTTTGCGGTTCTTATGAATTCGGATGCTGT GTGGGTTATTCATCGCCTATGCAGTCTGCTATCACTGAAGATCTCAATTTATCAACATCAGAG TACTCAGTGTTTGCCTCCATTCTCACATTTGGTGCAATGATAGGTGCTATCACAATTGGACCCATCATAGATTCTTTTGGTCGAAAAGGG GCTTTGAGAATTTCCTGTGCTTTCTGTTTTGTGGGTTGGCTTGCAATTTACTTCGCTGAGGTTAGTATTCTGAAAATAGAGAACTGA